The following proteins are co-located in the Eubalaena glacialis isolate mEubGla1 chromosome 14, mEubGla1.1.hap2.+ XY, whole genome shotgun sequence genome:
- the SIX3 gene encoding LOW QUALITY PROTEIN: homeobox protein SIX3 (The sequence of the model RefSeq protein was modified relative to this genomic sequence to represent the inferred CDS: deleted 2 bases in 1 codon), whose protein sequence is MNIYPPLLPAPGFPYLSAGQSMVFRSPLDLYSSHFLLPNFADSHHRSLLLASSGAGNGAGGGGAGGGGGGNCAGGGGAGGAGGGGSGGGSRAPPEELSMFQLPTLNFSPEQVASVCETLEETGDIERLGRFLWSLPVAPGACEAINKHESILRARAVVAFHTGNFRDLYHILENHKFTKESHGKLQAMWLEAHYQEAEKLRGRPLGPVDKYRVRKKFPLPRTIWDGEQKTHCFKERTRSLLREWYLQDPYPNPSKKRELAQATGLTPTQVGNWFKNRRQRDRAAAAKNRLQHQAIGERHALSGRARMPHARLGRVAVNGGQSHHQRVQPDGARGHRHLHPLGNLQRLGM, encoded by the exons ATGAATATTTATCCGCCGCTGCTTCCTGCTCCCGGCTTCCCTTACCTTTCCGCAG gTCAGTCCATGGTATTCCGCTCCCCCCTAGACCTCTATTCCTCCCACTTCTTGTTGCCAAACTTCGCCGATTCTCACCACCGCTCCCTACTTCTGGCGAGTAGCGGCGCCGGGAACGGTGCGGGAGGCGGCGGcgcgggaggcggcggcggcgggaacTGTGCGGGAGGCGGCGGTGCTGGCGGAgcaggcggcggcggcagcggcggcggctccAGGGCCCCCCCGGAAGAGTTGTCCATGTTCCAGCTGCCCACCCTCAACTTCTCGCCGGAGCAGGTGGCCAGCGTCTGCGAGACGCTGGAGGAGACGGGCGACATCGAGCGGCTGGGCCGCTTCCTCTGGTCGCTGCCCGTGGCCCCCGGGGCGTGCGAGGCCATCAACAAGCACGAGTCGATCCTGCGCGCGCGCGCCGTGGTCGCCTTCCACACGGGCAACTTCCGCGACCTCTACCACATCCTGGAGAACCACAAGTTCACCAAGGAGTCTCACGGCAAGCTGCAGGCCATGTGGCTCGAGGCGCACTACCAGGAGGCCGAGAAGCTGCGCGGCCGCCCGCTCGGCCCGGTGGACAAGTACCGCGTGCGCAAGAAGTTCCCGCTGCCGCGCACCATCTGGGACGGCGAGCAGAAGACGCATTGCTTCAAGGAGCGGACTCGGAGCCTGCTGCGGGAGTGGTACCTGCAGGACCCCTACCCCAACCCCAGCAAGAAACGCGAACTGGCGCAGGCCACCGGCCTCACTCCCACACAAGTAGGAAACTGGTTTAAGAACCGGAGGCAGCGCGACCGCGCCGCGGCGGCCAAGAACAG GCTCCAGCACCAGGCCATCGGA GAGCGGCATGCGCTCTCTGGCCGAGCCCGGATGCCCCACGCACGGCTCGGCAGAGTCGCCGTCAACGGCGGCCAGTCCCACCACCAGCGTGTCCAGCCTGACGGAGCGCGCGGACACCGGCACCTCCATCCTCTCGGTAACCTCCAGCGACTCGGAATGTGA